The Pectobacterium parmentieri genome segment CACTGGTCGGCGCATTGACCGGGATGGCAATGACGGCGTTTGGCGTTAATACGACGCTGCATTTTGTCATGGTGGCTGCACTGTCGGTACTCACCGCTCTTGTGCTGATGCGCCACATGCCGTGGCTGAGCGATCTGGCAAGCTCTGAACAAGAAGAGAAAGGGAATTACAAAACTCAGGTTTTCAACGAACTTAAAGATAGTCGCCTGTTGATTCTCGGCGTAATTATTCTTGCGATGGCACTCGCGGAAGGTTCTGCCAATGACTGGCTACCGTTATTAATGATCGATGGTCACAACTTTGGCCACACGACCGGGACGCTGGTTTATGTCGGGTTCACGGCGGGTATGACGCTAGGTCGGTTTGCCGGAGGGTATTTTGTCGATCGCTTCGGTAAGGTCAATATGCTCCGTTTCAGTGCGGCTTCTGCTGCACTTGGGCTGACGCTGGTGATCTTCTCTGATGCTCCACTGCTGGCTGCTGCCGCCGTTATCTTCTGGGGTATTGGTGCATCGCTGGGCTTTCCGCTCACGATCTCCGCCGCAGGAAGTGGAGAAAACAGCGCCGTTCGCGTCACGATTGCTGCAACATTGGGTTACTTTGCTTTTCTCGTCGGTCCGCCTGCATTGGGCTTTCTTGGTGAGGTTGCAGGGTTGCGCATCGCAATGTTGCCTGTGCTTGCCATGGTTATTCTGGCTTTTATTTGTTCGTCTTCTGCCCGAGATCGTGCGGCCAGCACGGCATCTGAAACGCCATCCTGACGTTTTTGCGCGGCTCCGTATTATCGGAACCGCGCAATATATGTCAGTATGTTGATTACATTGAAAATAAATTACGTGATGGCTGCCAACACTGAATAACAGCAGTGAGCCGGGCCGTCACTCTGCTCTGGGAACGTTAACGCAATGGTAAATTTAACGGATATGAACGAGTTGGATTACCCCGACTACCGTCAGTTTTTTATTCTTGAATATGCTCAGGATTTACAAGCTTCCCGAGGATATGACGCGGAAAAGGCGAGGGCGATTGCTACACAATCCATCGATATTGCGCTACCGCAGGGCAGTCACACGCCAGCCAATAAATTATGGTCCATTCAGTCTTTAAATAACGAAGGTGTCATCATCGGCTATTTGTGGGTGGTTCTGAACGGAAATTCTGCCTGGGTATCTGATTTTAGCCTACTGCCAGCATGGAGGGGGCGCGGTTTTGGTAAAGCCTCGTTGGCAGCGATGGACGTGGCAGTCGCTGCGTTAGGTATTCGCGAAGTCGGGTTGAGAGTCGCTACGCATAACCCGGTCGCCAAGGCTTTATATGAAAAACAGGGATTCCAGATTACCGGTTTTAATATGCACAAAAGCTTGGAATCTGACTCATCATCAGACTGCGATTAAGCCTATGACGTAAAAAAACGATCTTCGACGATCGCTGGCCTCCGCCCCTTATCTCTTGTTCATTTCTGCGCCACTAAAGTTCAAAAAAAAAACGCCGATAGACAAGTAGCAGGGAACTCATTGCAAGGGAATGTTGATTACGATCAAGATCAACACCAGGAGAGCCATAATGGCCACGCAATTAATACAAAAAAAGACAATGAGCACCCGCGCCCAGGTATTGTTAACTGGCGCATTCACCATCGCACTCGGTTTCGCTGTCACCATCGGAGTACTCAGTTGGCAATCCAGTAGTGAACAAAAGTCTCTGGCCGAACGCTATTTACAGCAGATAGCCCAAAGTGAAGCCCTGAGAATTCAACAGGAACTCAACTACGCCCGTGATGTGGCACATAACCTTGGGCAAGGGCTGGTTGCTTTGCCATCCGCAGGCATTAAAGACCGCGCTGTGGTCGATAAAATGATGGAATATGCTCTGCGGGATAACCCAGAGTACCTCTCGGTTTCAGTTATTTTTGAAGAGAATGTGTTTGACGGACGTGATGCCGAGTTTGCCGATCAACCGGGTCAAGCACCGAAAGGCCGCTATGCCTGGTTTGTTGACCACGATCAGTCTGGCAATTACACGATGCATCCTCTGCTTTCTTACCTGACTCCCGGCCAGGGCGATTACTACCTGTTGCCGCAAAAGAGCCAAAAAGATACGCTAATCGAACCCTACACCTATGCTTACAACGGCGTTCCAACGCTGCTGACGTCAGTCGCCGCACCGATTGTCAGTCAGGGGAAACTGTGGGGCGTCGTCACTTCCGACATTTCTCTTGCGTCATTGCAGCAAAAAGTTAACCAGATTAAACCCTGGGAAGGCGGTGGATACGCGATGCTGTTATCCAGCGCGGGTAAAGTCATTTCTTATCCTGATAAATCCCTGACGAGCAAAGCTTGGCAAGGGGCAACGGACAATTTCACCTCTTCAGTAGTACAGCACGATGATGCGATTCTGGGCGAACAAGCGCTGGTTACCTGGCAACCGGTTACCATCGGTAACAGTACGGAGAAGTGGTATCTCGGGATTGTTGCGCCAGTGAGTCAGGTGATGGCCGCGTCTGAGCGCCAGTTGATGAACGCGGTGATCATGATGGTGATCAGCATTCTGTTGGTGAGTGCGCTGCTGGGCTGGGTATTCAGTCGTAAAGTGCTTAAACCTATTGGTGGTGAGCCACTTGAAGCCGCAACTATCGCGCTGTCCGTTGCGGAAGGGAAATTGAGTAATGTGATTGACGTGAAAGCCAACGATCGCAGCAGCCTGTTCTTTGCGCTGCATACGATGCAATCGCAACTGCGCCAGGTGGTTGGACAAATCAAAGATGCCAGTGATTCCGTGCGGCAAGGCGCAGCGGAAATTGCCAGTGGCAACCTCAATCTTGCCTCGCGTACTGAGCAGCAGGCTGCTGCACTTGAGCAAACGGCGGCGAGCATGGAAGAGATCACTGCCACGGTGAAACACAATGCCAACAACGCTCATCAGGCCACGACGCTGACAGAGAACGCCACGAAAATAGCCCAACGAGGTGAATCGCTGGTTAGCCAGGTGGTGCAGACGATGTCACAGATTGACGATAGTGCGAAGAAGATTGGCGACATTACCTCCATGATTAACAGCATCGCTTTTCAGACCAATATTCTGGCGTTGAATGCGGCGGTAGAGGCGGCGCGGGCGGGTGAACAGGGCAGAGGATTCGCCGTCGTGGCATCGGAAGTTCGCAGCCTGGCACAGCGTAGCGCCAGCGCGGTGAAAGAGATTGCCTCCCTGATTGAGGAATCCAGCCAGCGTGTTGAAAGCGGCGTTAAACTGGTGAACGATGCGGGTAAAACCATGCAAGATATGACGCATGCTGTCAGTTCGGTACAAAGTATTATCGGTGAGATTGTCACCGCATCGGACGAACAGGCGAAAGGCATAAGCCAGGTAACGATTGCCGTTAATGAAATGGATGGCGTAACACAGCAAAACTCCGCACTGGTACAGCAGATGTCTGCCGCAGCCAGTTCACTGGAAGATCAGTCCATGCTGTTGGCGCAAACGATAGAACATTTCCGTCTGGAACAGCAGCACACTTTACCCCATGCGTTATTAAAGTAAAAAAGAAATACGGCTATCCGGCGACCATATGGTTGCCGGATAGCATATCTAATGGTACAGGGTGGCTAGCGACGGCCCCGTAAATTTGTATTCGCGGACCATTCATACGTTGTTGATGAATCAGGTTTAAACTTATTTTTCTTCTTCTCTGCTCGTGCTTGTTTTGCCACGGCTTCACGTTCCTTCATCAGCTTATCGATGTAATCGTCTTTAATATGATTACTTTCAGAGTTGGTCAGCGGGCGGTCCTGCTTTTTTCTCGCCTGATCGAGTAACGTCTTAAGCTGACGTTGTTCGCTTTCTGTCATGTCTTTCTGAGTCAGTCTGGGCATGGGGATGGGCCTGATAAGCGGGCTGGAAAACTCATTGTAGAGGAAAACGCACAGAGGCCCAGATAAATTACGGGGACTTCATTAGGACGTGAAAGTTTTTCTATACAATCCGTTCCATAGGAAGAGGCTACGCAAGTACCGGATTTACTATTTTGCTGCCGTTCGCTGGCCCGAGCGGGAAACTCTATCGTTATCGGATTGTCAGCCACAGGGATGATTTTTGATGGCGGAAAAAGTGTTTTACGGATGTGGGGAATTTGTTCTGTAGAACGGCCAGTTCCTGCCTGTTCATTCGATGGTTCGCATAATGTTGTCGACGTTATGGTAAAAAGGCCGCTGCGAAAATAAAAACCGCGCAGCGGTCTCTTTAGCATAACGTCATTGTGCGAAACAATTTAATTGATTATTTTTTCTCGCTCCAGAACTTCTCTTATATTTTGGAACGCCGCGCTGATATTTCCTTTGGGAAATCTAATTTGCCCCAAACCATTTATATTGGAAAATTCTTCACATCCATCTTCTAATAATACAATTGCTCGCTCAAATCCTAATCGACCTTGAAATAACCCAACCTCATGGATAACATTCATCCGAGCCTGCTTATTCCCATCCATCATTTCATCTTCTGCAGTCATTAAGAGGAATGCTATGCAGGATTGATCCAGCATTTGAACTAACCTGGTAATATTAGTAACTCCGGCGACGGGAACTCGATTAAACTCGTCGTAAGGTAAGTGCAGTTTATCCTGAACAAAATCTTTAAGTTCTCTCCACATTGCCGAACGACCGTGGCCAATGAAAACATTCGTTCCAATTCGTTCAGATACCATTACCTTATCTTCAATGTTATTGATATGGCTGTATAATTTAATCAAAATCTTTCTTAACTCATCACTGGCTTTATATGGATCCTGTAATGCTACAATTTTTGCCCTTACCGCCAGATGAGGAGGGGTTAAAAAACCTTGTGAAACAGCAATTTGGTCTGCACAACGAATCTGGCCTTTAGGACTGCTCGCACTCAAAAAATCGCTTTCAGAGTAAATTGTTATATGCTCTATCTTCTCAATTAGAGACTGAAGGAATTTATCATCAGACGGTAGTTTCTTGATGTTCACATGAATTATTGACAACACGTCATCTTTCGCGTCAATAAAATCGGTGGAACAGAACCGCCAAAGCAGTTTGTGGCTATGCCAATACCATGTTACTCAGGCCTTGGGAGCGCAATGGTTGATCGCCGATAGCATAGGTCGTAGTTTCAAACAGGCGATTAAGTAAAATTGCCTAATCGGAGGATGCGTGAAACACAAAATCACTTGGCGTAATGTTTGTTACGGCGTGGAAAATTGCTACCTGACTGGGAACGGGCGGAGCCGCGGCACGGAGAGATTTTGCTGCCGTTCGCTGGCCCGAGCGGGAAAATTTATCATTACCAGATTGTCAGCCACAGGGATGATTGCTGATGCCAGAAAAAGTGTTTTGCGGATGTGGGGATTTGCTCAGTGTGACGGCCAGTTCCTGCGTGAATCCCCATTGGTTCGCATAATGTATATTATGTTAAATTGAGTTTAATACACAATCACTTCACGAATCAATCCCCACCACTAAAAATCATGTAGCTAAAGCGCCGCTCACCTTTCCCTTTCACGACGTTATGTTTGCAGGTTACCTCCTTCATATCCATATTATCTACAAGGATAAATGCGTAGATCTGTTCGACCTACACGCTGGTGCGATCAACTCGTTTTTCGAGAAAACAATGCTACGCGGAATTCTGATGTCGACATTGTGCGATCTGTACTATCGCATCAGTAACGAGGATGTTTAGCTGATTCGGAATATCATGTCCCATACCGTCAATAAGCATAAATTCAGCTCCAGGGATATTTATGGCAACGTCCTCACCATGTGAAGGTACAAACAGAGGGTCATCAGTTCCATGGATCACCAGTGTCGGAGCCGCTATCCTGGCCAGCAGTGCCCGTCTATCTCCAGAAACAACAAGCGCCGCCATGTGTCTTGCAAATCCCTCAGGGTTGAAACAACGCCTGAGTTCCTCCTTGAATTGACTGCGGCACCTTTCGGCATCAAAGGGATAGACCTTACCCGCTAACCGCTCAGCCTGCCGCAGACGATGATTGATATATTCGGGTTCATTAAGGAAAGGATTAGGAGCAGGTTGCGTCATCAAAGCCATGACGTCTGACGTTGTCTGTGGCAACGAAGGGTTTCCGGAACTCGACATAATTATTGAGAGCGATAACACCCTTTCAGGGTGATGAGCGGCAATAATCTGGGTGATCATCCCCCCCATAGACCTGCCTACAAAATGCGCTGCTGTAATTGAAAGGGCATCCATCAGACCAATTAAATCCCCCGCCATATCATCCAGCGTATAAGGAACGTCCGGTTGACGGTTTGCTAACATGGCTTTATTAACCTCTCCCATATTTGGAACAGGAGAGTCGTGAAAATGTGAAGAACACCCTACATCGCGGTGATCAAAACGAATAACACGATAGCCTCTGCTTACAACGTTTTGACAAAATGAATCGGACCAGCTGATCATCTGAGATCCAAGTCCAGCGACAAGGATGATAACTTCTGTCGATTCATCGCCAAAACTCTCAAACGCAATATTGATACCGTGATAGCGTATATGACCGTACATAATAAATTCCATTATCTTTTACAGCGGATTTATGAACACCTGTATTGCAGGCCATGTACACAACCTCAGCAAGGGCCAATTAGGGCGATTTATCCATGTATTTTGTTCAGTTCCTGATAATGTCATTACTGCCTCCATCTTGAGTTATATTTGGCTGCACGATGTGAAACGACCTAGTACCGATTTCAGCACCGGTAATACGGTCTATCGCTACAGGCTGCACTTCAAGTCCGGTTTCATCATCAAGTATCCGCATGAGTTCACCTTCACCGCGGTATTTTCGTCCCCATGCTTCATACATAAACAGCACAGATAAAAAGTCCCGTCCCGACTCTGTCAGAACGTACTCCTCGCGTGGCGGATGCTCAGAATACAGCCTCTTTTGCAGAAGATTTTCCTGAGTCAGTGAGGCCAGTCGCTTGGTTAACATCGTTGGTACAATCCCCAGGCTTTTACGGAATTGATCAAAACGAGTCATTCCGGCATGGGCATCTCTGAGTATCAGCACTGTCCATGCATCCCCTAAAAAAACGAGGCTTCTTGCAATAGGACAAGATCCGGTTGAGAAATCTTTATTTTTCATAATGTTCACTAAAAGTAGGTTGGAATTTAATTGATTTTAAAGCACATTTTCAAATTTGATTTGTTGGCTGAGATAAACGCGAGTGTCTACAACGACTTTGTCGTCACGTCCTAACGACTGGCAGAGGTAACCGGCCAACCAAGAGTGTAATAAATTACTTGTATGAAGCATTAATATTCCCCTATTTTTCCCTTCACAGCTTCACAGCTTCACAGCTTCACAGCTTCACAGCTTCACAGCTTCACAGCTTCACAGCCTTCACAGCCTTCGCGTAATAGTGTAATCGCTTAATAAACCTAGGGGCATACCCACCGCATGGCTAGCACGATCCTTTCTTACAATTTTATCAACATCGCCACAGTAATGCTCTTAGCTGCTTATAAGGTGTTAAATATTCAGTACATCTTAGTCTTGATAAAATTTGATGTTTCACCACGTTCAAAACCTGAGATGCCCGGGAATGCTGCCTTCCCTCATCACTATCTTTTTTGTATTGACTGACTATCAAAATGATACTAACATCCATTTCGTCAAGCGTCCAATATTGAGGAACGTGTAGACCAGATAGACAAGGGCCTCTTTCTGACACGCCAGCAGTATGGCTTATTTATCTGCAGCAGCGGGAAATAGCAGCGCCGGCTGCTGTCAGTTAAGTGCATCAGGTTTCATAAAAATCGCTTGTTAGCGGTGCTTCACAGGATACAACAGCATGAAGAAAACGATCATCATCACGGGAGCATCCTCAGGTTTTGGATTGCTCGTTGCTAAAAGTCTGCAAAAAATCGGACACACAGTCATTGGTACCAGCCGTGAACCCGAGAAGCACCAACACAATGTCCCATTCAAATTGCTGAAACTTGACATTGACAATGAGGACTCCGTTGCCGCTTTCAGACAAAATGTGATAAGTGAAGTCGGCCGTTTAGACGTACTTATCAATAATGCTGGCTATATGGTGACAGGCCTGGCTGAAGAAACGTCGATCGATTTGGGCAGGAAGCAGTTCGAAACCAATTTTTGGGGAACTGTGCGGGTAACGAATGCTCTTCTCCCTTTATTCAGGGAACAAAAACATGGGCAGATTATCACGGTCAGTTCGATTGTCGGCCTGATAGGGCCACCCAACCTCTCCTACTACAGCGCGTCAAAACATGCAGTACAAGGCTACTTCAAATCACTGCGTTTTGAACTTGAGCATTTCAACATCAGCGTAAGTATGGTCGAACCGGTATGGTTTAAAACTAATCTTGGCCATAATGCCGTCGCAGCTACCGGAGAATGTATTAAGGATTATGATTCTTATCGCCTTCAGGCTAATGCCGCTACGCAAAAAGGAATTGAGGACGCCGAATCGCCGGAAGCCGTAGTGAGAACTATCGGTAATCTCATTGAAGCCAAAAAACCCAAATTCAGTAATCCGGTTGGCAAGATGACAGGGATGATTCTTTTCCTGCAGCAGTACGCGCCTGGCATGTTTGAAAGTTCAATTATTAAGAGCGTGAAGAGTGCTGTTTGATCATCATCAAACACATATTTTTTCTGAGCTGACACGGGGAAGTTTTACATTCATTGCATTGAGATAATGCCTGTTTAAAAAACTCTGCGTGATGAATGTGCCCTTATCATATTCCGGATTGAGCCTGCGGTAATTAGGATGATTTTGGACCGTGTTAATTAACACTTGTTCATATTAAAAGGCATCCTATACCAGGAGAAAGTTATGAAATTTTATTTGTGCAAGTTTATTCCTCCAAGAAGTGACTTTCTGTCAACAATGACCGAGCATGAGAAATCATTGATGACTCAGCATGGTGTTTACCTTAATAGCCTGATGGACCGTGGTACTATCATTGCTCATGGCCCTGTCATTGATGAAAATGGTGGTTATGGCGTATCACTTTTTCAAATCGCCGATGAACAGGATATCAGTGAACTAACGTCAGAAGATCCGGTTGTGAAAAATGGCGTAGGACATTACGAACATTATGTGATGCCCAGTCTTAAGTCCCGTGGCTGATAATTCTATTTCATGATGAGTAATATTTTCATTACTTATTGATGAGAATTAACCGAGTTGAATTTTTGTCCTGTAAGTTTTTTATTAGCTCAGGGTATATCCGTTTTCTTTAAACGGCTAAGCGGAGCAGCCAGGTCGATTTTCGTCACGATGTTAACTCTATTTTTTACATATTCATTATTGAATAATGATTAGGAAATATAAAATATGACGACAGCCCTTATTACAGGTGCTTCCAGTGGCATCGGTGCTGAATACGCACGCCGCCTCGCCGCGCGTGGTCACAGCCTGGTACTGGTTGCACGCGCAACTGAACGTCTCGAAAGCCTGGCTACTGAATTGCGCAGCGCTCATGCCGTTGGCATCGAGGTGATAACTGCCGATCTGACAGATAATACCCAACTCGAACAGGTGGTTCAGCGCCTTCAGGACGGCTCTTTCATTGATATTCTTGTCAACAATGCAGGTGCAAGTTTGGCGGGCGGATTTGCAGAAGCAGAGTCAGCGAAGATGCAAAATCTTCTGCAGCTTAACGTTGCTGCGCCTACCCTTCTCGCTTCCGCTGCGGTAAAGGAGATGGTAAAGGAAGGTCGTGGCGCTATCATTAATATTGCCTCAGTGCTGGCACTGTTACCCGAATACTCTCAGGGTATTTATGCAGCCACTAAATCTTATGTTCTGACTCTCTCTCAAAGCCTGGCAACTGAGCTAAATGCTAAAAATATTTATATCCAGGCCGTCCTGCCTGCCGCCACGCGCACTGAAATTTACGAGCGTATCGGAACTGATATCAGCAACGTGCCTGACGTCATGGAAGTAGAAGAGTTAGTCAACGCTGCACTTATCGGTTTTGACCGTCAGGAGCTGGTCACAATCCCTCCTGTTCCTGACATTAAAGAATGGAATTCATTTGAGCATGCAAGAATGCTTCTGGCTCAGGGGTTTAGCAACAGTTATGCAGCAGCGCGCTATAGCAATTAAAAACCTTCCATCTATTAAAATGGTAAATGTCAGCACTAGCACGATTCTATGAATTAAAAAGGACATCGTACCTATATTACATTTTTCTGTGAAATGGGCATATTTCCTAAAACTATTCCGAGACTGGTTGTTAGAGATAATACCCAAAACCACCATGTTTTCTATTTACGGTGAAATGGCATTAATAATTTTATGACTAACATAATGAATGGAAAGAAATAAATATGAGTAATGTAGAACAAAGTAACCAGCACAACATCCACCAGGCTTCACCTAATGCAGCGGTGCAGTCCGGGCTTCAGGAGTGGCATCGCATCGTCGCTGAATCAGATTGGGAACGGCTGCCTGATTTACTGGCTGAAGATGTTGTTTTCAGTA includes the following:
- a CDS encoding YciI family protein, whose amino-acid sequence is MKFYLCKFIPPRSDFLSTMTEHEKSLMTQHGVYLNSLMDRGTIIAHGPVIDENGGYGVSLFQIADEQDISELTSEDPVVKNGVGHYEHYVMPSLKSRG
- a CDS encoding SDR family NAD(P)-dependent oxidoreductase: MTTALITGASSGIGAEYARRLAARGHSLVLVARATERLESLATELRSAHAVGIEVITADLTDNTQLEQVVQRLQDGSFIDILVNNAGASLAGGFAEAESAKMQNLLQLNVAAPTLLASAAVKEMVKEGRGAIINIASVLALLPEYSQGIYAATKSYVLTLSQSLATELNAKNIYIQAVLPAATRTEIYERIGTDISNVPDVMEVEELVNAALIGFDRQELVTIPPVPDIKEWNSFEHARMLLAQGFSNSYAAARYSN
- a CDS encoding MFS transporter yields the protein MTTNPVINKFALFGLMFLPGFTWATWVTRTPVMRDVLNASTETMGMILFGFSCGSMLGVLGAGKVINVIGIRKAMLSGLLLLLLGLLVLAVSLSVQSTPSAFMGLLIFGAGVALVDIALNIEGAAFEQHLKKSLMTTLHGFFSLGTLVGALTGMAMTAFGVNTTLHFVMVAALSVLTALVLMRHMPWLSDLASSEQEEKGNYKTQVFNELKDSRLLILGVIILAMALAEGSANDWLPLLMIDGHNFGHTTGTLVYVGFTAGMTLGRFAGGYFVDRFGKVNMLRFSAASAALGLTLVIFSDAPLLAAAAVIFWGIGASLGFPLTISAAGSGENSAVRVTIAATLGYFAFLVGPPALGFLGEVAGLRIAMLPVLAMVILAFICSSSARDRAASTASETPS
- a CDS encoding TIR domain-containing protein — encoded protein: MSIIHVNIKKLPSDDKFLQSLIEKIEHITIYSESDFLSASSPKGQIRCADQIAVSQGFLTPPHLAVRAKIVALQDPYKASDELRKILIKLYSHINNIEDKVMVSERIGTNVFIGHGRSAMWRELKDFVQDKLHLPYDEFNRVPVAGVTNITRLVQMLDQSCIAFLLMTAEDEMMDGNKQARMNVIHEVGLFQGRLGFERAIVLLEDGCEEFSNINGLGQIRFPKGNISAAFQNIREVLEREKIIN
- a CDS encoding winged helix-turn-helix transcriptional regulator, with protein sequence MKNKDFSTGSCPIARSLVFLGDAWTVLILRDAHAGMTRFDQFRKSLGIVPTMLTKRLASLTQENLLQKRLYSEHPPREEYVLTESGRDFLSVLFMYEAWGRKYRGEGELMRILDDETGLEVQPVAIDRITGAEIGTRSFHIVQPNITQDGGSNDIIRN
- a CDS encoding alpha/beta fold hydrolase; this encodes MYGHIRYHGINIAFESFGDESTEVIILVAGLGSQMISWSDSFCQNVVSRGYRVIRFDHRDVGCSSHFHDSPVPNMGEVNKAMLANRQPDVPYTLDDMAGDLIGLMDALSITAAHFVGRSMGGMITQIIAAHHPERVLSLSIIMSSSGNPSLPQTTSDVMALMTQPAPNPFLNEPEYINHRLRQAERLAGKVYPFDAERCRSQFKEELRRCFNPEGFARHMAALVVSGDRRALLARIAAPTLVIHGTDDPLFVPSHGEDVAINIPGAEFMLIDGMGHDIPNQLNILVTDAIVQIAQCRHQNSA
- a CDS encoding SDR family oxidoreductase, which translates into the protein MKKTIIITGASSGFGLLVAKSLQKIGHTVIGTSREPEKHQHNVPFKLLKLDIDNEDSVAAFRQNVISEVGRLDVLINNAGYMVTGLAEETSIDLGRKQFETNFWGTVRVTNALLPLFREQKHGQIITVSSIVGLIGPPNLSYYSASKHAVQGYFKSLRFELEHFNISVSMVEPVWFKTNLGHNAVAATGECIKDYDSYRLQANAATQKGIEDAESPEAVVRTIGNLIEAKKPKFSNPVGKMTGMILFLQQYAPGMFESSIIKSVKSAV
- a CDS encoding DUF3811 domain-containing protein, with amino-acid sequence MPRLTQKDMTESEQRQLKTLLDQARKKQDRPLTNSESNHIKDDYIDKLMKEREAVAKQARAEKKKNKFKPDSSTTYEWSANTNLRGRR
- a CDS encoding GNAT family N-acetyltransferase, with the translated sequence MVNLTDMNELDYPDYRQFFILEYAQDLQASRGYDAEKARAIATQSIDIALPQGSHTPANKLWSIQSLNNEGVIIGYLWVVLNGNSAWVSDFSLLPAWRGRGFGKASLAAMDVAVAALGIREVGLRVATHNPVAKALYEKQGFQITGFNMHKSLESDSSSDCD
- a CDS encoding methyl-accepting chemotaxis protein, giving the protein MATQLIQKKTMSTRAQVLLTGAFTIALGFAVTIGVLSWQSSSEQKSLAERYLQQIAQSEALRIQQELNYARDVAHNLGQGLVALPSAGIKDRAVVDKMMEYALRDNPEYLSVSVIFEENVFDGRDAEFADQPGQAPKGRYAWFVDHDQSGNYTMHPLLSYLTPGQGDYYLLPQKSQKDTLIEPYTYAYNGVPTLLTSVAAPIVSQGKLWGVVTSDISLASLQQKVNQIKPWEGGGYAMLLSSAGKVISYPDKSLTSKAWQGATDNFTSSVVQHDDAILGEQALVTWQPVTIGNSTEKWYLGIVAPVSQVMAASERQLMNAVIMMVISILLVSALLGWVFSRKVLKPIGGEPLEAATIALSVAEGKLSNVIDVKANDRSSLFFALHTMQSQLRQVVGQIKDASDSVRQGAAEIASGNLNLASRTEQQAAALEQTAASMEEITATVKHNANNAHQATTLTENATKIAQRGESLVSQVVQTMSQIDDSAKKIGDITSMINSIAFQTNILALNAAVEAARAGEQGRGFAVVASEVRSLAQRSASAVKEIASLIEESSQRVESGVKLVNDAGKTMQDMTHAVSSVQSIIGEIVTASDEQAKGISQVTIAVNEMDGVTQQNSALVQQMSAAASSLEDQSMLLAQTIEHFRLEQQHTLPHALLK